In the Desulfosporosinus acidiphilus SJ4 genome, CTTGTATCAGGATATTTATCATTTTCAATCATTGACACCCGGCCTTGAGCGACATCTGCTTTCTGCGATAATTCCACTTGTGTTATGCCTTTTTCAATTCGAATTTTTTTAATTTCGCTACCGATTTTCATAATTGTTTTTCAGCCTTTCAGAGTCAGTTTAATTATGGAACGAGAGAGTAAAATTATGTAATTCAGCAACGATTAGCAAATGAAGTTGTTGTTTGATAAACAATACTTGATAAAGTGATGATCAATTTCTGATATTCTATCATATATTATTAATCCGAGTCAAAAATAAATACAAATAATATCTAATGGCTTTATAGTAACTCATGATATAATCAGCTTGTACAACTCAATAAGGGCAGGGTGGGCGGCCAATAACTCCCGAGAGGGGGTGAGGCTTATGAGTGTGTATCAAACAATTTCACTAATGATTGCATTCGCGACGTTAGTCGTTTTGATACTTAAGACAAAACAAAAGTAGCCCACCGCTGAACAAGTGGCTACTTTTGCCATCCCTAATTGCCGCCCCTTTGCGGCTGAGTTGTACGGCCAGGATGTTCCCGCATCCTGGTTTTATTTTATGCAAATTTCTATGAGTTAATTATATATCTCTTTAAAAAATTGAGCAAGTACGGGAGGTGAGACACTTTATCGTATTTAAATTACCCTGTGACAGTCTTTAGTATGAGTTGACATGAGTAGATATGAGTAATATAATAATTACAGGAGGTGAATCATGGAAGATAGATTACTCACGAAGGAAGAGGTTTGTGAGTGGCTTAATATCAGCCGAGCCACACTCGATAGATGGCGCAATCAGGGTTTGCCCTATTTAAAGACTGGGAAACTTGTTAGGTTCAACAGAGGTAAAGTTCAAGAGTGGCTTAATCAGCAGACTCACAACCAAAAATGAAAAGGAAGCCGCACCCCATCTCCGCAAAAAGACAGTGCAACTTCCCACATGAAACCAACCTTGTAAAGGCTGAACTTCTCTATAAGTATAGCAGAATGGGCCTCTTTATTACAAGTGTTGGAAAAAGAAAGAGGCGAGGATAGATGACCACTTTAGAAAGTCAAGAAATGATCCTATTAGGCCGCCAAATAAAAATAGGTCCTGAAGCAGAACGGTTTAAACGGTATGAGTATCTCGTAGGTGAATTATTGTGGTCCATGCGCGAGGACGGTTTTAAAGAAGGGGTAAGTCATGCAATTAAAATTTTAGACGAAGATTCCAGAATTTCATAGCAGTCTTAAATTCTTGAAAATCCGTAGTATATAGCTATGGATTTTCTTTTAATTTAGACCCTTGTACCCTACCACTATGGTCTCCTTCTGTAAAATAAAATTTCATAAATTATCAAGCATCGTCAAAAAGGCCCTTCTAAGCCTCTGAAATTAATGAAATAATGAATACCCCTTGCCCCCTCCTGAAAACGGCAGGAAGGGGGCATTATGCATGTCTCCGTGAAATGTAGCGGATATCCAATGACCTTCAATATCATTTGAATCATTATCAAAATTTATATTAAAGAAGAACTATTAAAATTGATAATATGTGAAAATACTAATTGAAATATCAATTAAAATTTGATATTGTTGAGGTATAATATTTTACTAAAGAAAGGATGTAACAAAACAAATGAAAAACGAAACAAAATGGGAAGATCTACCGATTATGCTCAGCCCTATACAAGCGGGGAAAATTCTTCGACTTAACCCTGAAATGGTCCGAACGTTGGCCAAGGCGAAGGCTATTCCTGCCATCCGTCCAACGTCTAAGTTTCTGATTCCACGCGACGCTTTGAAAGAATGGATCGAAAAAAATTCACAGGTAGTGGAGTAAAATGGAAATTTCCACGAGGAATAATATCAAATAATATCTCTAAATCCTGCGTTTCAATTCATAATCAATCAAAAGAGACACGCGATTTTGAGGAGGTATTCACAAAGCCTATGAAGAAGAAAGGTGGTGAGATATCTATGCCGGGGTTTATGACGCTTGAAGATTTATGTAAGAGCGGAAAAATTGCCTACTTAAAGCTTGGAGATGCCGTTTTGATTAAGATAATTGATGAGAGGGAGAATGATGACGATGACTAAGATTAAAAAAATCCTGTTAA is a window encoding:
- a CDS encoding putative holin-like toxin — encoded protein: MSVYQTISLMIAFATLVVLILKTKQK
- a CDS encoding helix-turn-helix domain-containing protein, which encodes MKNETKWEDLPIMLSPIQAGKILRLNPEMVRTLAKAKAIPAIRPTSKFLIPRDALKEWIEKNSQVVE
- a CDS encoding helix-turn-helix transcriptional regulator, producing MEDRLLTKEEVCEWLNISRATLDRWRNQGLPYLKTGKLVRFNRGKVQEWLNQQTHNQK